In one Paracoccus everestensis genomic region, the following are encoded:
- the mraY gene encoding phospho-N-acetylmuramoyl-pentapeptide-transferase, producing MLFWLSGLSEGGDLFNLFRYITFRAGAAFFTALIFGFIFGRPLINYLRRVQKKGQPIRDDGPESHFVKAGTPTMGGILILSALFFSTLLWARLDNGYVWIVLVVTAGYAAIGFADDYAKVSKQNTKGVSGRVRMGLGLVLAFVAAAWAMWLHPTALSGQLALPVFKDVLVNLWWFFIPFGMLVIVGAANAVNLTDGLDGLAIMPVMIAAGTLGVIAYTVGRVDFTDYLGVHHVPGTGEILIFVSALIGGGLGFLWYNAPPAAVFMGDTGSLALGGALGAIAVVTKHEIVLAIVGGLFVVEALSVIIQVAYFKRTGRRVFLMAPIHHHFEKKGWGEAQIVIRFWIIALILALIGLATLKLR from the coding sequence ATGCTTTTCTGGCTCAGCGGCCTGTCCGAAGGGGGCGACCTTTTCAACCTGTTCCGCTATATCACGTTCCGGGCGGGGGCGGCTTTCTTCACCGCGCTGATCTTCGGCTTCATCTTCGGGCGCCCGCTGATCAACTATCTGCGCCGGGTCCAGAAAAAGGGCCAGCCGATCCGCGACGACGGTCCCGAAAGCCATTTCGTCAAGGCGGGCACGCCCACGATGGGCGGCATCCTGATCCTGTCGGCGCTGTTCTTTTCCACGCTTCTCTGGGCGCGGCTGGACAATGGCTATGTCTGGATCGTTCTTGTGGTCACGGCGGGTTACGCTGCGATCGGATTTGCCGACGACTATGCCAAGGTCAGCAAGCAGAACACAAAGGGCGTTTCGGGCCGGGTGCGGATGGGCCTGGGCCTGGTCCTGGCATTTGTCGCCGCAGCCTGGGCGATGTGGCTGCATCCGACGGCGCTGTCCGGGCAACTGGCGCTGCCTGTCTTCAAGGACGTGCTGGTGAACCTGTGGTGGTTCTTCATTCCCTTCGGAATGCTGGTGATCGTGGGGGCCGCCAATGCGGTGAACCTGACGGACGGGCTGGACGGGCTGGCGATCATGCCGGTGATGATCGCCGCAGGCACGCTGGGCGTCATCGCCTATACCGTGGGCCGGGTGGACTTCACCGACTACCTGGGCGTCCACCATGTCCCCGGCACGGGCGAAATCCTGATCTTCGTGTCCGCCCTGATCGGCGGCGGGCTGGGCTTCCTGTGGTACAACGCCCCCCCGGCCGCCGTCTTCATGGGCGATACCGGGTCGCTAGCGCTTGGCGGCGCGCTTGGCGCCATTGCGGTCGTGACCAAGCACGAGATCGTCCTTGCCATCGTCGGCGGGCTGTTCGTGGTCGAGGCGCTGTCGGTCATCATCCAGGTCGCCTATTTCAAGCGCACCGGGCGCCGGGTCTTCCTGATGGCCCCGATCCACCATCATTTCGAGAAGAAGGGCTGGGGCGAGGCGCAGATCGTCATCCGCTTCTGGATCATTGCGCTGATCCTCGCGCTGATCGGGCTTGCGACGTTGAAACTGCGCTGA
- the murD gene encoding UDP-N-acetylmuramoyl-L-alanine--D-glutamate ligase, translating into MIPVQGVEGQTIAVLGLGRSGKATAAALAAGGATVVAWDDGVDTREAAAADGLTIADLTRADAWTGVAALITSPGIPHLYPRPHPVIAKAYAMGIPVDNDIGLFFRSYATEDWEGFDRAPRVIAVTGSNGKSTTTALIHHILSEAGRPTQMGGNIGTGVLSLEPAIDGEVVVLELSSYQTDLARALTPDVAVFTNLSPDHLDRHGGPGGYFAAKRRLFTEGGPDRAVIGVDEVEGLYLANQLSMGPADDRVIRISAGQKLDGGAWSVFARKGHLAEYRKGRQAASIDLRAIQGLPGAHNHQNACAAYAACRAVGLAPRDIEAAFHSFAGLPHRSQTVAEIGGVRYVNDSKATNVDAAAKALQAFDRIRWIAGGLGKEGGIAALAPHLGRVTKAYLIGHSARDFALEIGQTPYEIVETMEAAVARAVSEAQPGETVLLAPAAASFDQYPNFEKRGEHFTELVKAVASR; encoded by the coding sequence ATGATCCCGGTTCAAGGCGTCGAAGGACAAACCATTGCCGTTCTAGGCCTTGGCCGATCCGGCAAGGCCACTGCCGCGGCCCTGGCGGCGGGCGGCGCCACGGTCGTTGCCTGGGACGACGGCGTCGATACCCGAGAGGCTGCGGCCGCCGATGGCCTGACCATTGCCGACCTGACCCGCGCCGATGCCTGGACGGGCGTAGCGGCGCTGATCACCAGCCCCGGCATTCCGCATCTTTACCCCAGGCCCCATCCGGTGATCGCCAAGGCCTATGCCATGGGGATTCCGGTGGACAACGACATCGGCCTGTTCTTCCGCAGCTATGCAACCGAAGATTGGGAAGGCTTCGACCGCGCCCCTCGCGTGATCGCCGTGACCGGATCGAACGGCAAATCGACCACCACGGCGCTGATCCATCACATCCTGTCCGAAGCGGGGCGCCCGACGCAGATGGGCGGCAATATCGGCACCGGCGTGCTGTCCCTGGAACCCGCGATCGACGGAGAGGTGGTGGTGCTGGAACTGTCCAGCTATCAAACGGACCTTGCCCGCGCGCTGACGCCCGATGTTGCGGTCTTCACCAATCTGTCGCCTGACCACCTGGACCGCCACGGCGGTCCCGGGGGATATTTCGCGGCCAAGCGGCGTCTGTTTACCGAAGGCGGACCAGACCGTGCCGTGATCGGCGTCGACGAGGTCGAGGGGCTTTACCTGGCGAACCAGTTGTCGATGGGACCAGCGGACGACCGGGTGATCCGGATATCAGCCGGACAAAAGCTTGACGGGGGGGCGTGGTCGGTCTTTGCGCGCAAGGGGCATCTGGCCGAATACCGCAAGGGGCGGCAGGCGGCATCCATCGACCTGCGCGCCATCCAGGGCCTGCCGGGCGCGCATAATCACCAGAATGCCTGTGCCGCCTATGCCGCCTGCCGGGCCGTGGGACTGGCGCCGCGCGACATCGAGGCCGCGTTCCACAGCTTTGCCGGTCTGCCGCACCGCAGCCAGACCGTGGCCGAAATAGGAGGCGTGCGTTACGTCAATGATTCCAAGGCCACCAATGTCGATGCCGCCGCCAAGGCGCTGCAAGCCTTTGACCGGATCCGGTGGATTGCCGGGGGTCTGGGGAAAGAGGGCGGCATCGCCGCGCTGGCACCCCATCTGGGGCGCGTGACCAAGGCTTATCTGATCGGCCATTCCGCGCGCGACTTTGCCCTCGAGATTGGCCAGACCCCCTACGAGATCGTCGAGACGATGGAAGCTGCCGTCGCCCGCGCCGTGTCCGAGGCCCAGCCGGGTGAAACCGTGCTGCTGGCCCCTGCCGCCGCCAGCTTCGACCAGTATCCGAATTTCGAGAAGCGGGGCGAGCATTTCACCGAACTGGTGAAAGCGGTGGCTTCCCGCTGA
- a CDS encoding enoyl-CoA hydratase translates to MADLILRQDDGHVARVTLNSPGNYNALSVEMIAALTAELDRIADDKDVRVVVLAATGKAFCAGHDLRQMQAARDGADGGGAAFADLFDSCARMMQRLPALPQPVIAEVQGIATAAGCQLVASCDMALASQTARFGVNGVNIGLFCSTPMVALTRAIPPRAAFEMLVTGEFIDASRALQLGLVNRIAAPDALTDATMQMAATIAAKLPAAIRLGKRAFHEQMRLGVGDAYAMAGEAMCQNILLPDTAEGMAAFLDKRPPGWA, encoded by the coding sequence ATGGCAGACCTGATCCTGCGGCAAGATGATGGCCATGTCGCGCGGGTGACGCTGAACAGTCCTGGCAACTACAACGCTCTGTCGGTCGAGATGATCGCGGCACTGACGGCGGAACTGGACAGGATCGCGGATGACAAGGATGTCCGCGTGGTTGTGCTTGCCGCGACGGGCAAGGCGTTCTGCGCGGGCCACGACCTGCGCCAGATGCAGGCGGCGCGCGATGGCGCGGATGGCGGGGGCGCCGCCTTTGCCGACCTGTTCGACAGTTGCGCGCGGATGATGCAACGGCTCCCCGCCCTGCCCCAGCCGGTCATTGCCGAGGTTCAGGGCATCGCCACGGCTGCGGGATGCCAGCTGGTCGCATCATGCGACATGGCCTTGGCATCCCAAACCGCGCGCTTTGGCGTCAACGGCGTGAACATCGGGCTGTTCTGCTCGACGCCCATGGTCGCCCTGACCCGCGCCATCCCGCCCCGGGCTGCATTCGAGATGCTGGTGACGGGCGAGTTCATCGATGCATCTCGCGCCTTGCAGCTGGGCCTGGTCAACCGCATCGCCGCGCCGGATGCCTTGACCGATGCCACCATGCAGATGGCCGCGACCATCGCCGCCAAGCTGCCGGCCGCGATCCGCCTGGGGAAGCGCGCCTTCCACGAACAGATGCGGCTTGGGGTGGGGGATGCCTATGCCATGGCAGGCGAGGCCATGTGCCAGAACATCCTGCTGCCCGATACCGCCGAAGGCATGGCCGCATTCCTGGACAAGCGCCCGCCAGGCTGGGCATGA
- a CDS encoding PaaI family thioesterase: protein MDIVMDAQALNAFLASDFPQVANDHSVESVASDRLVARLRVDDRHLRPGGTVGGPSIFALADVAIYCAILSRIGPVALAVTTNASVDFMRKPVAGRDLLAECRILKLGRSLAVAEALIFSDGAGDPVARCSITYSIPPKRP, encoded by the coding sequence ATGGATATCGTGATGGACGCGCAGGCGCTGAACGCCTTTCTGGCCAGCGACTTTCCGCAGGTGGCGAATGATCACAGCGTGGAATCGGTGGCCTCCGACAGGCTGGTGGCGCGCCTGCGGGTCGACGACCGGCATCTGCGGCCGGGCGGCACCGTGGGTGGACCCTCGATCTTTGCCTTGGCCGATGTTGCGATCTATTGCGCGATCCTGTCGCGCATCGGGCCGGTGGCGCTTGCGGTGACGACCAATGCCTCGGTCGATTTCATGCGCAAGCCTGTTGCGGGGCGCGATCTGCTGGCCGAGTGCCGCATTCTCAAGCTGGGCCGCAGCCTCGCGGTGGCCGAGGCGCTGATCTTTTCCGACGGGGCGGGGGATCCGGTTGCCCGCTGTTCGATAACTTATTCGATTCCGCCAAAAAGGCCGTGA
- the rplM gene encoding 50S ribosomal protein L13 — translation MKTYTAKPAEIEKKWILIDAEGVVLGRLATIVASRLRGKHKPTFTPHMDMGDNVIIINADKVQMTGNKRDDKKYYWHTGHPGGIKHRTARQVLEGAHPERVVIKAVERMISRNKLGKQQMTHLRVYASAEHPHEAQQPEVLDVKVLNSKNTRSA, via the coding sequence ATGAAAACCTATACCGCGAAACCGGCGGAGATCGAGAAGAAGTGGATCCTGATCGACGCCGAGGGCGTCGTTCTGGGCCGCCTCGCCACGATCGTCGCCAGCCGCCTGCGCGGCAAGCACAAGCCGACCTTCACGCCGCACATGGACATGGGCGACAATGTCATCATCATCAACGCCGACAAGGTGCAGATGACCGGCAACAAGCGTGACGACAAGAAATACTACTGGCACACGGGCCATCCGGGCGGCATCAAGCACCGCACCGCGCGCCAGGTGCTGGAAGGCGCCCATCCCGAACGCGTGGTGATCAAGGCCGTCGAACGCATGATCAGCCGCAACAAGTTGGGCAAGCAGCAGATGACCCATCTGCGCGTCTATGCCAGTGCCGAACACCCGCACGAGGCCCAGCAGCCCGAAGTTCTGGACGTGAAAGTCCTGAACTCCAAGAACACCCGGAGCGCGTGA
- the rpsI gene encoding 30S ribosomal protein S9, translated as MAEDIKSLDDLKSVVSGNAAVVADAPIRREAQRDEQGRSYATGKRKDAVARVWVKPGSGKVVVNGKDINEYFARPVLQMILRQPFDVAGVANQFDVQATVKGGGLSGQAGAVKHGISQALQLYEPALRAALKAAGFLTRDSRVVERKKYGKAKARRSFQFSKR; from the coding sequence ATGGCCGAAGACATCAAAAGCCTAGACGATCTGAAATCCGTCGTGTCGGGCAATGCCGCCGTTGTGGCCGACGCCCCCATCCGCCGCGAAGCGCAGCGCGACGAGCAGGGCCGTTCCTATGCGACCGGCAAGCGCAAGGACGCCGTCGCTCGCGTCTGGGTGAAGCCCGGTTCCGGAAAGGTCGTGGTGAACGGCAAGGACATCAACGAATACTTTGCGCGGCCCGTGTTGCAGATGATCCTGCGCCAGCCGTTCGACGTTGCAGGCGTGGCCAACCAGTTCGACGTGCAGGCGACCGTCAAGGGTGGCGGCCTGTCGGGCCAAGCCGGCGCCGTGAAGCACGGCATCAGCCAGGCTTTGCAGCTGTATGAACCCGCCCTTCGCGCGGCGCTGAAGGCAGCCGGTTTCCTGACCCGCGACTCGCGCGTCGTTGAACGCAAGAAATACGGCAAGGCCAAGGCCCGCCGCAGCTTCCAGTTCTCGAAGCGCTGA
- a CDS encoding M10 family metallopeptidase C-terminal domain-containing protein, with product MPATTSIQNTEEWWINDQTPDNPYGKSEDYDAFLDHLGALRRDLTPATASEPLRINVHELNDHPEYKAAAVGALTLWSSVTPLRFEIVDDAPFDATTDWMEVVSPELGELDDGSAYSADQYVSIGQRFHDTEPDLTDIGGYVFDSFVHEFGHEFGLNHPGLYNYSGPGGVQINYLNNATWIYDRQQYSVMSYFDGIDVGEESRWSAATPLTADIEAVIRRFFSTVDADGQRTYQTIALNTGSNVYGFNSTEYGYLLTPTGTQRDIGFVIHDTGGDDTINFSGSTAGTILDLRAGQFSSVNGHSNNVSIFAGHNADQTEYHIEKGIGSGFADILIGNDGDNVLDGRGGADRMAGNGGNDTYFVDSADDIVREDADGGSDTIIVIADGLDIGTVANVETIIYAGGTVPDPRNDGGDPAGNGGPPLSSILVGDGGNNTLDGGAGGNTILGLGGDDLITGGRDSLASRDINNTIDVADLADQTESDDGDDGDDALYGGDGNDTIFGGAGDDTLDGGNGDDLLLGQAGVDVFRGGSGSDTVDFSRESPFQLLVNLETNVASGGTASGDTFDSIENLIGSDDRIDRFVGSSAANHFRGQGGGDYFNGRDGNDLLDGGNDGDILYGEGGDDTIIGGAGQDYLDGGAGIDTVVYAGSSAAVRIDLADGSARGGDADGPVQIVGRGTVIRHDILAGFENAVGSFHDDHITGNDVANELSGGSGDDTLAGGAGADTLLGGAGRDTADYADAAAGVRIDLARGGPDGDVYVSIENGAGSGFNDRISGNGGANMLTGQGGADDLRAGNGDDTLLGDFTPQGEPLPRPGLGSGYVTLGPDATNGSIATALDISDNFSLTADPDIFDSTTVLHTTVNATGTGKAGYYSIELAAGTLITIDIDGIADPDVHDSWVRLLDSDGNIVTENDDGGGDPGSTTNRDSSTVFTVEETGTYYIVEGSWSPDAPGNGWSPSVPEGSTYELNVSVEFPPEPVQPGISGKDTLRGGSGSDLLDGGLAADFLIGGTGEDSFRFSTALGDGNIDRISDFNVADDLILLAGDIFDGIGALGALAFGAFRSGPGGAAQDADDRILYDSDSGFLSYDADGSGQTAAVRFARLGTNLGLSAEDFYVV from the coding sequence ATGCCGGCCACGACCTCGATCCAGAATACCGAAGAATGGTGGATCAATGACCAAACGCCCGACAATCCTTATGGGAAAAGCGAAGACTACGACGCGTTCCTGGATCACCTGGGCGCATTGAGACGCGACCTGACGCCCGCCACTGCGTCCGAACCGCTGCGGATCAACGTCCACGAACTGAACGACCATCCCGAGTACAAGGCCGCCGCCGTCGGCGCCCTTACGCTGTGGTCGTCGGTCACGCCCCTGCGGTTCGAGATCGTCGATGATGCGCCGTTCGACGCAACGACCGACTGGATGGAGGTTGTCAGCCCCGAACTGGGCGAGTTGGACGATGGCAGCGCCTATTCCGCCGACCAGTATGTCAGCATCGGCCAAAGGTTCCACGACACCGAACCGGACCTGACCGACATCGGCGGCTATGTCTTTGATTCTTTTGTTCACGAATTCGGGCATGAATTCGGCCTGAACCACCCCGGCCTGTACAATTACAGCGGTCCTGGGGGCGTGCAGATCAACTATCTGAACAATGCGACCTGGATCTATGACCGGCAGCAATACAGCGTCATGTCCTATTTCGACGGCATCGACGTGGGCGAGGAAAGCCGCTGGTCGGCCGCGACGCCCTTGACGGCTGACATCGAGGCCGTGATCCGCCGGTTCTTCTCGACCGTGGATGCGGACGGGCAGCGCACCTATCAGACGATCGCCCTGAACACCGGCAGCAACGTTTACGGCTTCAACAGCACCGAATACGGCTATCTGCTGACACCGACGGGGACGCAGCGCGATATCGGCTTTGTCATCCATGACACGGGCGGCGACGACACCATCAACTTTTCCGGGTCAACGGCGGGAACGATCCTTGACCTGCGCGCGGGCCAGTTTTCCAGCGTGAACGGCCACAGCAACAACGTATCGATCTTTGCCGGCCACAATGCCGACCAGACCGAATACCATATCGAGAAGGGAATCGGCAGCGGGTTCGCCGACATCCTGATCGGCAATGATGGGGATAACGTGCTGGACGGGCGCGGCGGGGCCGACCGCATGGCGGGCAACGGCGGCAATGACACCTATTTCGTCGATTCCGCCGACGACATTGTCCGCGAGGACGCGGATGGCGGCAGCGACACGATCATCGTGATTGCCGATGGCCTGGACATCGGCACCGTCGCCAATGTGGAAACCATCATCTATGCAGGCGGAACCGTCCCGGACCCCCGGAATGACGGCGGGGATCCCGCAGGCAACGGCGGCCCGCCCCTTTCCAGCATCCTTGTGGGCGATGGAGGCAACAACACCCTGGACGGTGGAGCGGGCGGCAATACGATCCTCGGCCTGGGCGGTGACGACCTGATCACAGGCGGGCGCGATTCCCTGGCCAGCCGCGACATCAACAACACGATCGACGTCGCGGACCTGGCGGACCAGACCGAAAGCGACGACGGCGACGACGGCGACGACGCGCTGTATGGCGGGGATGGCAACGATACCATCTTTGGCGGCGCGGGCGACGATACGCTGGACGGGGGCAATGGCGACGACCTGCTGCTGGGCCAGGCGGGCGTCGATGTCTTCCGGGGCGGCTCGGGCAGCGATACGGTGGATTTCAGCCGGGAAAGCCCGTTCCAGTTGCTGGTCAACCTGGAAACCAACGTCGCCAGCGGCGGCACCGCATCAGGCGATACCTTCGACAGCATCGAGAACCTGATCGGATCCGATGACCGGATCGACCGCTTTGTCGGCAGTTCGGCGGCCAACCATTTCCGGGGCCAGGGCGGCGGCGATTATTTCAACGGCCGTGATGGCAACGACCTGCTGGATGGCGGCAACGACGGCGACATCCTGTATGGCGAAGGCGGCGACGACACGATCATCGGCGGGGCGGGCCAGGATTACCTGGACGGCGGCGCAGGAATCGACACGGTCGTCTATGCAGGAAGCTCGGCCGCCGTCAGGATTGACCTGGCCGACGGATCTGCCCGGGGCGGCGATGCCGACGGTCCCGTGCAGATCGTCGGGCGCGGCACGGTCATCCGCCACGACATCCTGGCCGGTTTCGAAAACGCGGTCGGCTCGTTCCATGACGACCACATCACCGGCAACGACGTGGCCAACGAACTGTCCGGCGGTTCGGGCGACGACACCCTGGCAGGCGGGGCGGGCGCCGATACCCTGCTGGGCGGCGCGGGGCGCGACACGGCGGATTATGCCGATGCTGCGGCCGGGGTCCGCATCGACCTGGCACGCGGCGGGCCTGACGGTGATGTCTATGTCTCGATCGAAAACGGCGCTGGCTCGGGGTTCAACGACCGGATCAGCGGGAACGGCGGCGCTAATATGCTGACCGGCCAAGGGGGCGCCGACGACCTGCGCGCCGGGAACGGCGATGACACCCTGCTGGGCGATTTCACCCCCCAGGGCGAACCCCTGCCGCGCCCCGGCCTGGGCAGCGGCTATGTCACCCTTGGGCCGGACGCGACCAACGGTTCGATCGCGACGGCCCTCGACATTTCCGACAACTTCTCGCTGACCGCCGATCCCGACATCTTCGATTCCACCACGGTCCTGCATACCACCGTCAATGCCACCGGGACCGGCAAGGCCGGTTACTACAGCATCGAGTTGGCGGCGGGCACGCTGATCACCATCGACATCGACGGCATTGCCGATCCCGATGTCCATGACAGCTGGGTCAGGCTGCTGGACAGCGACGGCAACATCGTCACTGAGAACGACGATGGCGGCGGCGATCCCGGATCGACCACCAACCGCGATTCAAGCACCGTCTTCACCGTCGAGGAAACCGGAACATATTATATCGTCGAGGGAAGCTGGTCGCCCGACGCGCCCGGGAACGGCTGGTCGCCGTCGGTTCCCGAAGGTTCGACATATGAACTGAACGTGTCGGTGGAGTTCCCGCCCGAACCGGTCCAGCCCGGGATTTCCGGCAAGGATACGCTTCGAGGCGGATCGGGCAGCGACCTGCTGGATGGCGGGTTGGCCGCGGACTTTCTGATCGGCGGCACGGGCGAGGATTCGTTCCGCTTCTCGACCGCGCTTGGGGATGGAAACATCGACCGCATTTCGGACTTCAACGTGGCCGACGACCTGATCCTGCTTGCAGGTGACATCTTCGACGGGATCGGCGCGCTTGGCGCCCTTGCCTTCGGGGCGTTCCGCAGCGGTCCGGGCGGTGCAGCCCAGGATGCGGACGACCGGATCCTTTATGACAGCGACAGCGGCTTTCTGTCCTATGACGCAGATGGATCGGGCCAGACGGCTGCCGTCAGGTTCGCGAGGCTGGGCACGAATCTTGGCCTTTCGGCCGAAGATTTCTATGTTGTCTGA
- a CDS encoding M24 family metallopeptidase — protein sequence MTVRTTQAAPTDLDHALASFHPVSATPIGVAAYKARLAALRAEIRVAGLAAVWLDGSSSLTYFTGLRLGQSERIHGALVAAEGPPAYLTPAFEAPKLDALRQIPGPMLMWEEDEDPFALVARYLGDLPGRGLGLDPATPFGFASRMMAALDGQGCSAAGIIAGLRQIKSAEEIAIIQTAMDASWHIQRAVHSGLRAGITTTEIGQFIDAAHQASGMKPLFHAVQFGQATAFPHGVPDPQILERGDMVLVDMGGTLHGYRSDITRSYVFGAPTARQRHLWGIERAAQAAAFAAAQVGTPCEAVDAAARTVIAAAGFGPGYAVPGLPHRTGHGLGLDIHEDPWIVKGNQTPLQPGMCFSIEPMLCLYGECGIRLEDIVHMTGDGPRWFNPPADDLDRPFG from the coding sequence ATGACTGTCAGAACCACCCAAGCCGCGCCAACCGATCTTGACCACGCGCTGGCATCCTTTCACCCGGTATCTGCCACGCCCATCGGCGTTGCTGCATACAAGGCGCGGCTTGCCGCCCTTCGGGCCGAAATTCGCGTGGCGGGGCTGGCGGCGGTCTGGCTGGACGGATCCTCGTCGCTGACCTATTTCACCGGGCTGCGGCTGGGCCAGTCCGAACGGATCCACGGCGCCCTGGTGGCCGCCGAAGGACCGCCGGCCTATCTGACACCGGCTTTCGAGGCGCCAAAGCTGGATGCCTTGCGGCAAATCCCCGGCCCGATGCTGATGTGGGAAGAAGACGAAGATCCGTTTGCGCTTGTCGCGCGATACTTGGGCGATCTGCCCGGCAGGGGGCTGGGTCTGGACCCGGCAACGCCCTTTGGCTTTGCATCGCGAATGATGGCGGCCCTGGACGGGCAGGGTTGTTCCGCGGCAGGGATCATCGCCGGATTGCGGCAGATCAAGTCCGCCGAGGAAATCGCCATCATCCAGACCGCGATGGATGCAAGCTGGCACATCCAGCGGGCGGTCCATTCCGGCCTGCGCGCCGGGATCACCACAACCGAGATCGGCCAGTTCATCGACGCGGCGCACCAGGCGTCGGGGATGAAACCGCTGTTCCACGCCGTCCAGTTCGGCCAGGCAACGGCCTTTCCGCATGGCGTGCCGGATCCCCAGATCCTGGAACGTGGCGACATGGTGCTGGTTGACATGGGGGGCACGCTGCACGGGTATCGGTCCGACATCACCCGCAGCTATGTGTTTGGCGCGCCCACCGCGCGGCAGCGGCACCTGTGGGGGATCGAACGCGCGGCCCAGGCGGCAGCCTTTGCCGCCGCGCAGGTCGGCACGCCGTGCGAGGCGGTGGACGCCGCCGCCCGCACGGTGATCGCCGCCGCCGGGTTCGGGCCGGGTTACGCGGTGCCCGGCCTGCCGCATCGCACCGGCCACGGCTTGGGGCTGGATATCCACGAGGACCCCTGGATCGTGAAGGGGAACCAGACGCCCCTGCAGCCCGGAATGTGCTTTTCAATCGAGCCGATGCTGTGCCTTTATGGCGAATGCGGCATCCGGCTGGAGGATATCGTCCACATGACCGGAGACGGGCCGCGCTGGTTCAATCCGCCCGCCGATGACCTGGACCGGCCGTTTGGGTAA
- a CDS encoding ABC transporter substrate-binding protein, which translates to MNHLSRSLLAVSALAMMTAVAEAKTFVYCSEASPEGFDPSPYTAGTTFDASAHPIYNRLTEFKKGTTEVEPGLAESWEVSEDGTEYTFKLRQGVKWQSNDRFTPTRDFNADDVIFSFQRQGDSAHPWHQYIPGITYEYYTSMDMPNLVKSIEKVDDHTLKITLNQPEAPFLANIAMPFASIVSKEYADTLEAAGAQEDLNNLPIGTGPFKFVAYQKDAVIRYQKNPDYWGTAPKIDDLIFAITPDSSVRLQKLKAGECHLMPYPSPADLDSIRADDSLKLDEQPGLNVGYLAYNTTVAPFDNPKVRKALNMAINKEAIIDGVFQGAAEPAKNPIPPTMWSYNDSIEDDPYDPEAAKAMLEAEGVTGLSMNIWAMPVQRPYMPNARRTAELMQEDLSKVGVNAQIVSYEWGEYLSKSMEAGRDGAVILGWTGDNGDPDNFLSVLLSCDSAKEGGANRAFWCNEEFSDLLRQAKVTANAAERTKLYEQAQVVFKDQAPWLTIAHSTQYVPMSTKVSGFQMSPLGDFTFETVDLAE; encoded by the coding sequence ATGAACCACCTGTCCCGCAGCCTTCTGGCCGTATCGGCCCTGGCGATGATGACCGCCGTGGCCGAGGCCAAGACCTTTGTCTATTGCTCGGAAGCCTCGCCCGAGGGCTTCGATCCGTCGCCCTATACCGCAGGCACCACCTTCGACGCGTCTGCCCACCCGATCTATAACCGCCTGACCGAGTTCAAGAAGGGCACGACCGAGGTCGAACCGGGCTTGGCCGAAAGCTGGGAAGTGTCCGAGGACGGCACGGAATACACCTTCAAGCTGCGCCAGGGCGTCAAATGGCAGTCGAACGACCGCTTCACCCCGACCCGCGATTTCAACGCCGATGACGTGATCTTCTCGTTCCAGCGGCAGGGCGATTCCGCCCATCCCTGGCACCAGTACATCCCGGGCATCACCTATGAATACTATACCTCCATGGATATGCCGAACCTGGTGAAGTCCATCGAGAAGGTCGACGACCATACCCTCAAGATCACGCTGAACCAGCCAGAGGCGCCGTTCCTGGCAAACATCGCGATGCCTTTCGCGTCGATCGTGTCCAAGGAATATGCCGACACGCTGGAGGCCGCGGGCGCCCAGGAAGACCTGAACAACCTGCCGATCGGCACCGGGCCGTTCAAGTTCGTGGCCTATCAGAAGGACGCCGTGATCCGGTATCAGAAGAACCCCGATTACTGGGGCACGGCGCCCAAGATCGACGACCTGATCTTTGCGATCACGCCCGATTCCTCGGTCCGTCTGCAAAAGCTGAAGGCCGGCGAATGCCACCTGATGCCCTATCCCTCGCCCGCCGACCTGGACTCGATCCGGGCCGACGACAGCCTGAAGCTGGATGAACAGCCGGGCCTGAACGTGGGATATCTGGCCTATAACACCACGGTTGCGCCCTTTGACAATCCGAAGGTCCGCAAGGCGTTGAACATGGCCATCAACAAAGAGGCCATCATCGACGGGGTTTTCCAGGGCGCGGCCGAACCCGCCAAGAACCCGATCCCGCCGACCATGTGGTCCTATAACGACAGCATCGAGGATGATCCCTACGATCCCGAAGCCGCCAAGGCGATGCTGGAGGCCGAAGGCGTCACCGGCCTGTCCATGAACATCTGGGCGATGCCGGTCCAGCGGCCCTATATGCCCAACGCCCGCCGCACGGCCGAACTGATGCAAGAAGACCTGTCCAAGGTCGGCGTGAACGCGCAGATCGTATCCTATGAATGGGGCGAATACCTGTCCAAGTCGATGGAAGCCGGCCGCGACGGCGCGGTGATCCTGGGCTGGACCGGCGACAACGGCGATCCCGACAACTTCCTGTCGGTGCTGCTGTCTTGCGATTCCGCCAAGGAAGGCGGCGCGAACCGCGCGTTCTGGTGCAACGAGGAGTTCTCGGATCTGCTGCGTCAGGCCAAGGTGACGGCTAATGCGGCGGAGCGCACGAAGCTTTACGAACAGGCACAGGTCGTCTTCAAGGACCAGGCGCCCTGGCTGACCATCGCGCATTCGACCCAATACGTGCCGATGTCGACCAAGGTGTCGGGCTTCCAGATGAGCCCGCTTGGCGATTTCACCTTCGAGACCGTTGATCTGGCCGAATAG